The following coding sequences lie in one Arachis ipaensis cultivar K30076 chromosome B05, Araip1.1, whole genome shotgun sequence genomic window:
- the LOC110262940 gene encoding uncharacterized protein LOC110262940 — protein sequence MPLLPSPENSSSKGLVISLRPFEFREYYGHCMLVSVVVIGIRRRCRLRWLPGYRRTGSETAAVSVQPFLLWFELLRLLRKWLGTEVLAVGILIVDFGSRRKGLCDAFGLWFCVLR from the exons ATGCCcctgctgccgtcgccggaaaattCTTCCAGTAAAGGTCTTGTCATTAGCCTCCGTCCTTTTGAATTCCGAGAATATTATGGTCACTGCATGTTGGTTTCAGTTGTCGTGATCGGAATTCGtcgccgctgccgcttgaggtggctgccaggctaccgccgaaccggttcggagaccgccgctgtttcggttcagccaTTCCTTCTTTGGTTCG AGTTGTTGAGAttgttgcgaaagtggcttggaaccgaggttttggctgtcgggattttgattgttgatttcgGGTCGAGGCGGAAAGGATTATGTGACGCGTTTGGGCTATggttttgcgttttgaggtag